The region AGGCAGATCGATTTGGCATGCCCGATGTGCAGATAGCCGTTCGGCTCAGGCGGAAAGCGGGTCACGACCTTGCTGTGCTTGCCGGTCTCGAGGTCCCGGTCGATGATCGTGCGGATGAAATTGGATACCGCGGGTTTGTCGCTAATTTCGTTTGCCATGTGCGTTTACCTTTATCCTGTAAAAACTGACGCCCATTTTCTGCGCCCGCTCTTCAAGTCAAGCGATATCGTCTATCCCAACTGCCAGGCTCCCGCAGTTTGGCCCTTAAGCCTGATTCACCCGCCCCCCGTATGCCTCCCGCTGAGTTCCCGCCAAACGGGCGGGTGGTCGGCGGGAGGCGTCCAAGAGGCGGACGGGCTGGTTCTCAGGGCGGAACAAGGTATGGATATTATCCGCTGAGGTTGATGTCCCGGCTGCGGAATCCGTAGCCCAGGACGTCGTGGACGTCGGTGACGATCATGAAGGCTTCCGGGTCGATGTCCTTGACGATGTCGGTCAATTGCGGCACCTGGCGGCGGTTGAGGACGCAGAAGAGGATGTCGACCTCCTTCTTTTCATATCCGCCGTAACCCTTGAAGAAGGTTACTCCGCGCTCCAGCTCCTTATAGATGTCTTCCTTGATCTCGTTCACCTCGGGGGAGATCACGTAGACCCCTTTGGTGTAGGGCAATCCTTCCGAGGCGAGGTCGGTGATCTTGGTGGAGATGAAGAGGTTGATGTAGCCCCAGATGAGGATCTTGGGATCTTTGAGGAAGATGGCGACCGCGAGGATGATCCCCGTTTCCACGATGTAATAGCCCGTTCCGATTGACAGGCCGGCCTTTTGTTTGATCAGGGCGACGGGGATGTCCGTGCCGCCAGTGGAACCGCGGGACCTGAAGATCAGGCCCAGCCCCAATCCGAGGACCACCGATCCGGCGATTGCGGAAAGGAGCAGGTCTTCCGGCCCCAGATAGGCGTGGATCTGCCTGCCCTGGAAGACATGGGTGTGCTGGGAGAGGTCCATCCAGCCCCATCCGGCCAGGGTTTTGATGTTCACCAGGTCTGTGAATGCCGATGAGGCCAGCATTCCGAAGATGGATTTGGCGCCGAAGGTTTTGCCGATGAAGACGAAGCCGATGATGAACAGCGGGATGTTGATGATGATCATGGACACCCCGTTGGGGATGCCAAAATAGTAATTGATGATCTGGGATAGCCCGCCCACCCCGCCGGGGGCCATATTGTAAGGCAGCAGGAACCAGGAATATCCGATCGCCAGGAGCAGCGCCCCAAAGAGGATCCCCGCCAGGTATCTGGCCTCTCTGAGGACAAGGCGTTTTCCGGTTAGCTTCTTCATTGTTTCATCTCCTAATGACTTGACGAATAAACAGGCTCCATAATCTTGGTTCTTTCCCTTTGGCAGCGGTTGAAAGCGAACCGCGGGCCTGATCAGGGACCAGAACAGCAAAATAAAGGAAACCATAAATGACCATCGACCTGAGATTAGACGGCAACGAACATAGCACGATCGAGCTGGAAAAACCCAAACCGATCCGTGAGATCCTGCGCGATACAGACATCGAGGCGGATAAGGTCTTGTCCTACAAAATTGACCACGTGCAATATGTCAATGACGAATATGTCCCGGCCCACAACAGCATGGTGGATTGCATCACCTACAACCATCGCGAGGGCAGCCGGATCTATCATGATTCGGTGATCTTCATCCTGGCCAAGGCGGTCCATTCGCTTTTGGGCAACCAGCATTCGCTGGTGATCGAGCACTCCATCGGCGACGGGGTCTTCTGCGAGGTGTTTGGAGCCCAGAACTGGACCGAGCAGGATTGCGCGCGGGTCAAGGAGGAGATGCTCAAAATTGTGGCCAACGACCTGCCGATCAACAAGATCACCGTCAAAACCAGCGAAGCGATCGATATCTTCAGCGCTATGGGGCGCAAGGACATCAACAAAAACCTCAAATACAACTACCGCGAGGAAGTGGCAGTCTACCGCTGCGGCAAATACTACGACTATTTCCTGAGGCCCCTGGCGGACCGCACGGGCATGGTGCGCGAGTTCGATATCGTCTATCAGGCCCCGGGCTTCATCTTGCGCTTTCCCAGCGGCCGGGAATGCCGGCTGGCCTCCCCGTTCGTGTTTCCCCACAAGCTTTTCCAACTGCACCAGGAACACGACAAATGGCTGGACATCCTGCGCGTGCACAATATCATCGACATCAACAAACTGACGGATAACTACGACATCTCGGAATTCATCCTCGTGGAAGAGGCCTTGCACGAGAAAAAGATCGCGGAGATCGCCGCCGACATTGTCACCAGATCCGAAGTGAAGCTGGTCCTGATCGCGGGACCATCCTCATCGGGCAAAACCACTTTCGCCAAAAGGCTTTCCATCCAGCTTCAGGCCAGCAAAGCCAAACCCATAGTGATCGGCCTTGATGACTACTTTATCAACCGGGACATAACGGTACGCAAAGAGAACGGGGAGTTTGACTTCGAATCCATCCACGCACTGGACCTGGATTTTCTGAATCTGCAACTGACCCAGCTTTTGGACGGGGAAGAGGTCGAACTCCCGCGCTACGATTTCACCCGCGGCCTCAGGCGCAGGAGCAACAGGATCATCAGGCTCAGGGACGACAATGTGATCATCATGGAAGGCATCCACGGGCTGAATGACCAGCTCACGGTTTCAATTCCGGCTTCCCGCAAGGCCAAGATCTATGTCAGCGCGCTCAACCAGCTCAACATCGACAACCACAACCGCATAGCAACAACGGATTGCCGGCTGCTGCGCAGGATCATCCGCGACCACCAATACCGGGGCTATTCAGCTCCGGAAACGATGCAAAGGTGGTCGGACGTCCGCGAAGGCGAGGAACAGAACATCTTTCCCTATCAGGAAAATGCCGATTACATGTTCAACAGCAGCCTGACCTTCGAACTGGGGGTTCTGCGCAAACACGCCTGGAAGCTGCTAAGCTCCGTTCCACGCAACTCCTCATCCTACATGGAGGCGCAAAGGCTGCTGGCCTTGCTGGCGCACGTAAACGACATCCCGGACACCCTCGTGCCCTACAACTCGATAATCCGCGAATTCACCAACGGCTCCATCTTCCGGTACTGACAATGAACAGGATCCACATTCTGGCAGACGACGTGCGCAACAAGATCGCGGCAGGCGAGGTGATCGAACGACCCGCCTCGGTGGTCAAGGAGCTGGTGGAAAACTCCATCGACGCAGGTGCGACGGCGATCACGGTGGCAGTCGAAAACGGGGGTAAGGACCTGATCCAGGTGAGCGACAACGGACAGGGCATGAGCCCGGATGACGCGCTGCTTTCCTTTGAACGCCATGCCACCAGCAAGATCAAGACCGTGGGGGACATTATCCACATCGGAACTCTGGGTTTCCGGGGCGAAGCCCTTTCCAGCATCGCCAGCGTGAGCAATCTGACCCTG is a window of Candidatus Syntrophosphaera sp. DNA encoding:
- a CDS encoding glutamine--tRNA ligase (catalyzes a two-step reaction, first charging a glutamine molecule by linking its carboxyl group to the alpha-phosphate of ATP, followed by transfer of the aminoacyl-adenylate to its tRNA), with amino-acid sequence MANEISDKPAVSNFIRTIIDRDLETGKHSKVVTRFPPEPNGYLHIGHAKSICLNFGLARDYGGICHLRFDDTNPIKEDVEYVDSIIADIRWLGFDWQDKLFYAS
- a CDS encoding YitT family protein, whose product is MKKLTGKRLVLREARYLAGILFGALLLAIGYSWFLLPYNMAPGGVGGLSQIINYYFGIPNGVSMIIINIPLFIIGFVFIGKTFGAKSIFGMLASSAFTDLVNIKTLAGWGWMDLSQHTHVFQGRQIHAYLGPEDLLLSAIAGSVVLGLGLGLIFRSRGSTGGTDIPVALIKQKAGLSIGTGYYIVETGIILAVAIFLKDPKILIWGYINLFISTKITDLASEGLPYTKGVYVISPEVNEIKEDIYKELERGVTFFKGYGGYEKKEVDILFCVLNRRQVPQLTDIVKDIDPEAFMIVTDVHDVLGYGFRSRDINLSG
- a CDS encoding nucleoside kinase, whose amino-acid sequence is MTIDLRLDGNEHSTIELEKPKPIREILRDTDIEADKVLSYKIDHVQYVNDEYVPAHNSMVDCITYNHREGSRIYHDSVIFILAKAVHSLLGNQHSLVIEHSIGDGVFCEVFGAQNWTEQDCARVKEEMLKIVANDLPINKITVKTSEAIDIFSAMGRKDINKNLKYNYREEVAVYRCGKYYDYFLRPLADRTGMVREFDIVYQAPGFILRFPSGRECRLASPFVFPHKLFQLHQEHDKWLDILRVHNIIDINKLTDNYDISEFILVEEALHEKKIAEIAADIVTRSEVKLVLIAGPSSSGKTTFAKRLSIQLQASKAKPIVIGLDDYFINRDITVRKENGEFDFESIHALDLDFLNLQLTQLLDGEEVELPRYDFTRGLRRRSNRIIRLRDDNVIIMEGIHGLNDQLTVSIPASRKAKIYVSALNQLNIDNHNRIATTDCRLLRRIIRDHQYRGYSAPETMQRWSDVREGEEQNIFPYQENADYMFNSSLTFELGVLRKHAWKLLSSVPRNSSSYMEAQRLLALLAHVNDIPDTLVPYNSIIREFTNGSIFRY